The following are from one region of the Heliangelus exortis chromosome 29, bHelExo1.hap1, whole genome shotgun sequence genome:
- the CNP gene encoding 2',3'-cyclic-nucleotide 3'-phosphodiesterase isoform X2, translated as MNRSFSKKSHPFLPKIFRKMSTQSAKERPESLHFPFLDDEDTISTLKESKTFFILRGLPGSGKSTLAQAIHDRYKDACKVISVDNYKITPSIRSTIPEEYSKVDEDLVDYCKRDISVIVLDDTHHERERLDQLFDIADKYRYKIIFAEPKTQWRMDCLQLKEKNQWKLSVDELKKMKPSLEKEFLPMYFGWFLSKRSSEILRKAGQAFLDELGSLKAFKKESKYFASAIDDPKMKTDLTSYFVKRPPGVLHCTTKYTEFGKAAGAEEYAQQEVVKASYGKGFTLSISALFITTKTVGARVDLSEQQLQLWPGDADKILPTDNLPRGSRAHITLGCANGVEAVQTGLDLLEFVKLEKAGNKGDQVGEIGGGKLLYFDNGMWMLTLSKKIDVRAIFSGYYGKGKLVPTQSTNKRGSAFSSCTII; from the exons AACAGGAGCTTCTCAAAGAAGAGTCACCCATTCCTGcctaaaatatttagaaaaatgtcTACTCAATCAGCAAAAGAAAGACCCGAAAGCTTGCACTTCCCTTTTCTTGATGATGAAGATACCATCTCCACGCTCAAAGAATCcaaaaccttttttattttaagaggcCTGCCTGGCAGTGGGAAGTCCACTCTGGCCCAGGCTATTCACGATAGGTATAAAGATGCCTGCAAGGTCATCTCTGTTGATAACTATAAAATTACACCTTCGATAAGAAGCACCATTCCTGAAGAGTATTCAAAGGTGGATGAGGATCTAGTTGACTATTGCAAACGAGATATCAGCGTTATTGTTTTGGATGACACTCACCACGAGAGGGAACGACTGGACCAGCTCTTTGATATTGCTGACAAATACCGGTACAAAATCATCTTTGCTGAGCCCAAAACCCAGTGGAGAATGGATTGCttgcagctgaaggaaaagaatCAGTGGAAACTCTCAGTGGATGAGCTGAAGAAGATGAAGCCAAGCTTGGAGAAGGAATTCCTACCCATGTATTTTGGGTGGTTTTTGAGCAAAAGAAGTTCAGAGATCCTGAGAAAGGCTGGTCAGGCCTTCTTAGATGAGCTTGGAAGTCTCAAAGCCTTCAAAAAGGAGAGTAAATACT TTGCCTCTGCTATTGATGATCCCAAAATGAAAACGGATCTCACCAGCTACTTCGTGAAGAGGCCGCCTGGGGTCTTACACTGCACCACAAAATACACTGAGtttggaaaagcagctggagctgaggaatATGCACAGCAAGAA gTTGTGAAGGCTTCGTACGGCAAAGGCTTCACCTTGTCCATTTCTGCTCTGTTCATCACAACAAAAACTGTGGGTGCTCGGGTAGATCTGAGtgaacagcagctgcagctgtggccTGGGGATGCTGACAAGATCCTGCCCACTGACAACCTCCCACGGGGCAGCCGGGCTCACATCACCCTGGGCTGTGCCAACGGTGTTGAAGCCGTCCAGACCGGGCTCGACCTGCTGGAGTTCGTGAAACTGGAAAAGGCAGGGAACAAAGGGGATCAAGTGGGGGAAATTGGAGGAGGGAAACTGCTGTATTTTGATAATGGCATGTGGATGCTCACCCTTTCCAAAAAGATTGATGTGAGGGCAATATTCTCAGGTTACTATGGGAAAGGAAAACTGGTGCCAACGCAGAGCACCAACAAACGGGGCTCTGCTTTTAGTTCCTGCACCATCATCTAG